TCCCAGTCAATCAATGAATCAATTTCGGCTAATTTGTCTCCTAAACGCTTTACTCTTTGGTATCTTCCTGGAATGAAAAATCAATAAACTATGCCATAGTATCTAAATATAGTTATTATGTAGTAAATGTTCCGATTTTAGCTGGTGGGTTTTTCAAAATTCTCAGTATTAATTCCGCAACCTTTAATTGGTGATTTTATAATCAGGACTTATGATCGCTGAACTGTTATCTGATTATATCACGGCATTTATCTCTTCGATCGGGTACTGGGGCGTGTTTATCCTCATGATGCTTGAGAGTGCGGCATTGCCTGTGCCTTCCGAAGTGGTGATGCCTTTTGCCGGTTACCTTTCATACCTTGGTACATTCAATCTGGTCCTCATAAGTTTTGTGGGAGCCGCGGGCTGTGCTGCAGGTTCTGTGCTTTCCTATCTCGTGGGATTGAAAGGAGGCAGACCATTTCTTGAAAGATATGGAAAATATTTTTTCTTTGAGCATAAATACTTGGATCTTGCAGAAAAATGGTTCTATAGGTACGGCGACAAAGCGGTTTTTTTCTCGCGGCTCTTACCCGTGATACGCACTTTCATATCTTTTCCTGCCGGCATCGGGAAATATAATTTCAAGAAGCTTGTCGCATTCAGCTTTATCGGCTCCCTGCCCTGGTGTTTTGCGCTGGCGTATGCAGGCTACAGGCTTGGCCCCTACTGGAAAGACATCATAAAATTTTTCAACGGTCTGGATATCGTTATAATCGTGGCTTTTGTTATATTGGCGGTCTATTTCTGGAAGTTCAAGAAATCGCTGATTTCTGATTAACAGCGAGAATGGATCAAGAACTCATTCAGATTCTTTTGAACATCTTATCCAGTTCCTGCCTGCCAAAGGACACCATTGTGGGCCTTCCGTGCGGGCATGTATAGGGGTTCTCCGTGGAAAAAAGCTGCTTGATAAGGTTCTCCATCTGTTCGGTAGAACATGATGCACCTGCCTTAATAGCGCCCCTGCATGCCATACTTTTCGTGACACGTTCAAAAAACCCGGTTTCGCCTTTTATTTTTCCTTCAGAAAGTATATCGGATATTATGTCATGTATCAGGGAAGGGTCCTCAAGCCTTCCAAGAACATCCGGGACAGCAGTGACGGCAAATGCATCAGGCCCGAACTCCGAAATCCTGAAACCGAATTCCTCAAGGAAAGGAATGCATTCTTTCATCAGTACCTTCTCCCTGGAATCCAGTTCCAGATTAATGGGAACAATAAGCTCCTGAGAATCGGCGCGCTTGGAGTCCCTAACCTGTTCAAAAAGTACTCGCTCATGGGCAGCATGCTGATCGATTATCATTAATCCGTCTTTTGTTTCTGCGATAACATAAACAGCGTCAACCTGTCCGAGAACCTTAACTTTCGGCATCTCGCCTGCCTTGATATCTTCTTCGAATGTATTCCGCTCGGTTTGTCGAAGCCTTTTTTCCGTATCTCTTGAGGGTACTCTGAATCCTGAATCAGTTTCTCTGACAGCCGTCCGGATTTCCGGGGGGATCTCATAAAATGAAGTCTGTGCTGTCGCGATATTCCCATCGGGAATGAGGTTCTGGTTTGAAAGAGCGCACCTTACGGCTTCTGTCACGGCCTCCGCGATCTCCCTTTCATGGCTCAGGCGAACCTGGTTCTTTGCTGGATGCACATTGACATCCACTTCTCCCGTATCCACGGATATTTTAAGGACCGCCATTGGAAAGCGTCCTTTTGGAATAAGTGTTCCATATCCATCCCGAAGCGCATAGCTTATCGCCCTTGAACTCACGCTCCTGTTATTGATGAAAAAAGATTGATGATCGATGCTTCCCCGCGTGACAGCAGGTTTTGATACAAAACCCGTCACCCTGGCAAACCTGGAGCTTGAATCTACAGGAAGCATCGATCTTGCGGCTTCCTGGCCGTAGATATGAATTATGGTATCATAGAGCTCTGAGGCCGGCGAGCGCAGTATTTCATTCCCGTTATGGAGAAGCGTAAAAGAGATATCGTTGTGACCAAGTGCATTTTTCGTTACAACCTCGATTATATGGGCAAGTTCTGTGCTGTCCGATTTCATATATTTTCTCCTGGCCGGTGTATTGTAAAAAAGTTCTTCGACAGTTACAACCGTGCCTTCGGCCGCACCTGTATCGTTTATTCCTATCAGTTTCCCTCCGTGAATGCTGATCTTTGTGCCTGCCAGTTCCTCTTTTGTTTTCGTGATAATTTCCACTTTTGCCACCGCTGTCATGGAGGATAGCGCTTCCCCCCGAAATCCCATTGTCATCACATTTTCAAGATCGTCAATTTTCTGTATCTTGCTCGTGGAATGTTTAACGAAAGAGAGTGCAGCATCATCCCTGCTCATCCCGCATCCGTTGTCGCTGACGCGTATCATTTTCTTTCCCCCTTTCATCACATCGATCCTGATATCTGTAGCCCCCGCGTCTATTGAATTTTCGACGAGCTCTTTGACAACCGATGCCGGTCGCTCTATTACTTCCCCGGCTGCTATCTTATTTATTGTGGCTTCATCGAGGATGTGGATTTTTCCCATGATGCAGACCGATACATTATATGATTTGCTTCATCATTGAGTTCGGAAAAAGGTACAGTAAATCAGTCCTGGTTTAAACTTAGAAACTGGGGCGGTATCTCCTCTGAAAGCACAATATTTTCCGTAGCTGACAGCATTGAAACCCCATTTTCCTGCGCCTCTTTCGCATTGATTATAATCATTACCGGGTCATCTGTGTGGATCCTTGCCACTTCCAGAGCTTTATCGATCGATGTACTGAGATGGACATATCTCTGTTTCATCGGCTTTATCCCTTTTTCAAGCAGAATATCGACTTCCTCGCGGCTTGCCCCATAATAAAGTTTGGGCAGCGCGTTTTCAGTGTAATCAAGGTCAACATCAACCGAGTGGCCGTACCTTGCCCTGATCTTCCTTCCCAATATTTCGTATCTCCCCTTTTCATCAGATTCGATTATCGAATAAAGTTTTTCCTTGTTGGACCATTTGTAACGCGTCCGCATGGCGTCACAAAGCACGTCCACATCCACCCACCCGTGCTGGTTCATAGCGAGCCCCAGGTCGTCGGGGAAATGCCTGAGTGCCCCGGAGATGAACCGCCCCAGTCGCTCGGTCTGTCCGTCATCCAGCATGAGGGTTCCGACCTCGCCGCAGTGGCATACATCTCCCCTGAAATATCCATGATTCGGGCATTTTTTAATCATTTCACTGCTTATATGAATCATCCTGTTATAAAATTTACCAACACCACAATGTTAATTTACTATACAAACAAAATAATCTCTTAAAGGATAAGGAAAAATAATGGAAATAACTTATAATGTGTTCGAAGTCATAGATGATATCGGCCCTGAGAAGACCATTTTTTTATATGAGCCAAAAACGCAGCTGGAAGCTATTGTCATTATCGATAATGTGGCAGCTGGCCCTGCTATCGGCGGGGTGCGCATGGCGCCCGATGTTACGGCAACTGAAGTACGAAGGCTTTCACGCGCAATGACGTACAAGAACGCAATGGCAAACCTTCCTCATGGGGGTGGAAAATCGGGGATAATAGCCGATCTAAAAACCGTGGATAAGGAGAAGGTGGTCAGGACATTTGCCCGCGCTATCAAAGATCTAGAGGATTACATCCCAGGGCCTGATATGGGTACTGACGAAACCAGCATGGCGTATATCCACGATGAAATCCACCGCTCGGTGGGACTTCCAAGAGAGCTTGGCGGGATACCGCTCGATGAGATCGGCACCACTGGATATGGGGTGGCGCTATGTACAGAAATGGCAAAGGATTACATCAACCTTGACCTCAATGGAGCGCGCCTGACCATTGAGGGTTTTGGAAATGTGGGAAAACCCACAGCTCGAAACCTTGCACAGAAGGGAGTAAAACTGATTGGCGTAAGCGATTCAAAAGGTACGATTTACGACCCCAAAGGACTGAATGTCGAAGAATTGATAAGGATCAAGGATTCAACCGGCTCTGTAATAAATTACAGAAAAGGGGAAGTATTGAAAACTACTGACCTCGTTACCATAAGCACCGATATCTTTGTCCCGGCGGCGAGACCTGATGTAATAACTGAAGCCAATGCCGATGTATTGGAAGCAAAATTAGTGATCGAAGGGGCCAATATCCCAATTACGGAAAATGCTGAGAGGATGCTTCATGACAGGGGCATCCTTGTCGTGCCAGATTTCGTGGCTAATGCAGGCGGGGTTATTACTGCGTCTGTCGAATATCACGGCGGGACTGAGACGCAGGCATTTGAAAGGATAAGGAGCACCATTCCAAAGAACACAAGAGAGATCCTGGACAAAGTCTATGGGGAAAAAGTATATCCACGCGATGCTGCGCTTGCCATAGCAAAACAAAGGGTTCAGCGAGCAATGAAATACAGGGAGTGAACATAGAAATGCTCTCCTCGATATTTGAGCCCTCTTCAATAGCGGTGATTGGCGCATCCAGTAATATCAATAAATGGGGGGGGAGGATACTGAAAAACCTGGCCGAGAATTTCAAAGGTCCGGTGTATCCTGTGAATCTTAACGAAGAGAAAGTGCAGGGCTTGCCATCGTATCGCTCTATTCTCGACATACCCGGTGAAGTCGGGATGGCGGTGGTTGTGGTGCCTGTCCAACATGTTATCAGTGTAGCGGAAGAGTGCGGGAAGAAAGGCGTTAAAGGGCTTGTTGTCATAACTGCAGGATTCGCGGAGACGGGAAGTGAAGGTAAGGAACTTGAAGGAAAGCTCGTGTCTGTAATAAATGATTATGGCATGAGGATGATAGGACCGAATTCGCTTGGAATCGTCAACGAGCCAATGCGCCTGAATGCAAGCATTATAGGCAGGCTGCCGCGTCCCGGTCCCATCTCTTTCATCACCCAGAGCGGAACGCTGGGCCTAGCACTTGCAGAATGGACTATCGATATGGGACTTGGGCTCTGCAAGATAATCAGCACGGGCAACAAGGCTAATGTTGATGATATCGACCTGATCGAATACCTGGATAATGATCCCTCCACTGGTGTAATAGCGATGTACATAGAGGGGATCAATCGCGGAAAGGATTTCATGGAAGCTGCCCGGCGCATAAGAAAACCCATAATCGCGATCAAGACAGGAAGATCAAAAAGGGGTTCAAAGGCCGTCTTTTCGCATACAGGTTCGATCGCGGGTTCGGATGAGATTTTCTCTGCTGCATTCAGGCAGGCAGGGATACTGCGGGTCGATACCATAGATGAGGTATTCGATGCAGCACTCGCATTCTCATGCCAGCCTCTTCCCAGAGGAAATAACGTAGCTATTGTTTCAAATGGTGGAGGCGCTGCTATCGTGGCTACGGATGAGTGCGAAAAGCATGGGATAAATATCGCCGACCTGACCGAAGAGACGAAAGAGCGAATAAAAAAAGCCATACCTGAATTTGCTTCCAGCTCAAATCCGATCGATACAGCAGGCACGTCCACATATGAGGTTTATACTGATGTCATAAAAGCGCTTCTCCTTGATCCTAATGTAGATGCCCTTATCGTTATTTATGTCCATACCCAGATGTCAAATGCAATGCCTCCGGCCGAGGCTGTGGTTGAGTTGAAGCGGAAATCCCCAAAACCGGTGATCTCATGCTGGATGGGTGGAGCGGGTACGGAGGAAGGGGTGGATATCCTGAAGAGCGGATGCCTGCCCAACTATTCTGTGCCTGAAAGAGCAGTGAAGGCACTTGCATGCCTTATCAAACATAAAGAATTCATTGATACAGTAAAAACCGATTCCTCAGGGCAGGGATAGCATGAAAATTCTCACCGAGAACGACGCAAAAAAACTTCTTGCAAAATATGGGATTCCCGTGACTGAAGGGAGTATTGCAAGGAGTCCGGAAGAAGCTCTTAAGATCGCAGCCCGGATAGGCGCGCCTGTAGCCATGAAAATCTCATCGCCAGATATTCCCCACAAAACCGATGTAGGCGGTGTGGAGTTGAATGTAAAGGCAGAGGAAGTGAAGGCTGCATATTCAGGGATCCTGGAGCGTGTAAGGAAGACGGTTCCAGATGCAAATATCGAGGGAATACTGGTGCAGCAGATGGCGCCGCCGGGCCATGAGATCATTGTAGGGCTGAAGAAGGATGCTCAGTTCGGCCATGCCCTGATGTTCGGGCTTGGTGGTATTTTCGTTGAGGTATACAGGGATGTTTCTTTCAGGGTGGTTCCTATCGGAAAAAAAGAAGCCTTTGCGATGATCTCCGAGATTAAAGGCTACCCGATACTGAAAGGGATCAGGGGGAAGAAACCTGCAGATATAGACTCGATCGCTCGTGTGCTTATTTCGGTCTCGGCTCTGGCTGAAAAGGAAAGGATAATCGAGCTTGATATCAATCCTCTCATGGTGGATGAGAATGGAGCGGTTGCTGTGGATGCCAGGGCAATGATAGAAAATATTGGTGGGGGAAATGAAGCGGCACAGACGGAAAAAGGAAAGTTACGTGTAGATTAAAGAAAGCATGGATTCGCAGATAAAATTTTTAGCTGTGGCGCTGGTGCTTGGTTTGTTGCTACTGGAATCTCGCCTTTCGCCTTCTGAGGTCAGAAGAGCCTGCTAAGCCTCCGGTAGAACCACTTACATAAAATATCACAAAGCGTGAAAAAACCATGATGGTGCTGGCGTGCCTCACCCGCCATCCCATCCAAAGACCCCTCCGAATAACAAAGAACGTCAAGGAAATTGATGTTCTATCACATTTTACTTATCAATCACAAAAAAAGGAATTTTTTATAAACTAAGATGGATTGAATTTATATATCAGTATACCATAATTACCACATATGGCCACACCCGGCAAATATGATATACTGATTTACTTGCATTTCAACCAGCCAGTTACATTTAACACTCTTGAAAATATTCTCCGGGGAAACATACTGTTTGAAGACCTGAACACCCAGATATTGTACAGGCATTTGAGGGAATTGATAGATGGTGAGCTTGTATTGAAAATACCCTTATCTGCTAAAAGAGGTTACGAATACTCCCTGAATCTTGAAAACGATTCACTCATCAATCACCTTTCCTTCCTTATCTGGTGCAGGAAAGAAGGTATTGACTACAATAGGCTCCTGGCTCCCAGAACAGAAACTCTAATCTTTAATATCCTGAAATTTGAAAAAATATCCCATGAGAATCTTTTACAGAGTTCAAAAATGTCAGCAAAAACCCTCAGGAAGCATATAAGGGCTCTTATCGATAACCGGTTCATTCACACAATCCAACAAAAACCGATGGTTTTCGAGTTCCTTCTAAATGATGTAACGCTGTGGTATCTGACAATGAAAGGTCTGCCAGTTCCGGATATGGAAAGCAAATGCAAAGATTCTATCTCCAATATGGACGCCAATAGAGATATTACCGGATCAAGGGAGATTATGGATAAACTCATAAAACTGCACATTTACTCTTCCACAGTCACAGAAGGAAATACTGCCTCCAATGAAGATGTTGAACGCATCATAAATGACCTTCCCACCAACCTTACACCAAAGGAAATAATCGAGATTAAAAACACAAAAGATGCTCTGGATCATATAATAGAAGTGTATGAAGATACGGACTTGAATATTGACCTTATTAAAACCACTCATCAGATACTGATGCGCGGATTGATAAAAGAAGCAGGATTGTTCTTTGCGTCTTCATCAAAACGAATTGTAGGTTCTAAATTGAAATTACCATCGACCAACAAAGAGATTGAATATTTGATGAGGTCGCTCATAAGTTATTATAATCTTAACAAAAACCACATTCATCCTCTCATACTTGGTTCGATATTCCACTTTCTTTTTGTTTCTATCCATCCATTCAAAGACGGTAACGGCAGAGCGGCACGACTTATTCATTCTTTCATACTGCTAAAGAATGGATACCCTATCTTTGCTTTTAACCCTGAAAAAAAATACGAGTATTTCAACTATCTTGAGAAAGGAAGGGAGTCGGATGTAAGTGATTTTATCAGGTTCATAATAGATGAACACAGGAAAATACTGCCTGAAAGGTAATACCCGCAGGAAATGACTGGTTCACTATGATAAATAAATATATTGTCAATGGTGGTTAGAAAAGACCCAATCCATGGGGACTGTATGATATTATTGCGGCAGGTGTCTGGTTGGCATCGGGTATTCTATCATAGAAGGCATTTTTAATAGTCTTTATTGAAATTTCGCTTATAATATATAGGAGCTAAATTTATACATAATAGCATGCTATTTAGATACCGGCCCTTAAGGAGGTAATACGAATGGTTGAAATAATTGACAAACGCAGAACCGAAAATGTCAATAAGAAGGAAAAAGGATGTACATTAACGCAAGAAACAATATCAGAACAGCAGAGTTTCTTGAACAACAATAGATTCAGGGAAGATTTGACCAACAATATACGGGAGTGATATTATGGGACCGGTTAGCGCACATAGATCAATAATAGAATTGCACAATATATTGAACAAAGACAAAGTAACGAACACTTTTGATAGAGCAGAAGCCCAGGGAAAACGCTGCTCTTTCTGCGAGCAGGGGATAAGCTGCCAGCTTTGCAGCAACGGCCCGTGCAGGATTAAACCGGGCGCAGAGAGGGGGGTTTGCGGCATAGATGCAGATGGTATGGCTATGAGGAACCTTATGTTCCTGAATACCATGGGAACAGCAACATATACATTCCATGCAAAGGAAGTTGCAAAAACACTCAAAGCAACAGCATTGGGAAAAACACCTTTCCAGATCAAGGATGAAGCAAAGCTTCGTGGTCTTGCCGGGAAGCTTGGGATAAAAACTGATAAGGTGGGTACCAAAGAAATTGCAATTTCAGTAGCAGATGCAATGATCACTGCAATAAACTCTGATTCAGACAGCGAGCTTTCCAATGTTCTTCTCTTTGCCCCAAAGTCAAGGATAGAACTATGGAGAAAGCTTGGCATCCTTCCGGGAGGACCGCTTCACGAAGTAATGGATTCCGTATGCAGCACAATGACAAATATCGACGGGGATTATGTTTCACTTGCAAAGAAGGCTTTGCGCCTCGGTATTTCCTGCATATACGGCTCTCAGATACCGCTTGAGATGGGACAGGACATACTTTTCGGGACTCCCCAGCCCCATGCGGTCAATGTGGACCTCGGGATCATAGACCCCGCCTACGTTAATGTCGCCGCCAACGGTCATGAACCCTTTATCGGAGCAGCTCTCATCAAAGCTGCCCATGAGGCAAAGAACCAGGAAAATGCAAAGAAGGCGGGCGCTAAAGGCCTGCATATCATTGGTTCTATCGAGACTGGCCAGGAACTTGTGCAGAGATTCGAGATAGACGATGTATTCGTGGGCATGACCGGTAACTGGTTATCGATCGAGCCAGCGCTTGCAACAGGCGGCATCGATGTTTTTGCCATGGACATGAACTGCTCGCCTCCGGCAATGGGAGTGTATCAGGAAAAATACAACACCTCCCTTATTTCAGTCTCAAAACTCGTCAATGTTCCGGGAATGAAAGACCATATTGTATATAAACCGGAAGATTCAGCTGCTCAGGCGCAAAAACTCATAGATATCGCTATTGAGAATTTCAAGAAGAGAAAAGGAAAAGCCACAAACCCGTCAAGAATTAAGCAGAACGCTGTGATCGGGTTCTCGGCGGAAGCATGCCTCGGGGCGCTTGGCGGCACTCTTGACCCGCTTCTGGACGTAATAAAAAAGGGAACTTTGAAAGGTGTTGTGGCTCTTGTGAGCTGTACAACGCTGCGAGATAGCGGTCAGGATGTAAATACACTTAAAATGGCACGCGAACTTATCAAACGGGATATACTGGTCATCAGCGCAGGATGCGGGAATGCTGCCCTTCAGGTGGGAGGACTTACCACGCTTGAGGCAAAGCAGGAAGCAGGTCCTGGTCTAAAGGCGGTATGTGAATTGCTCAAGATCCCGCCAGTGCTGAGCTTTGGCACTTGCACGGATACCGGAAGAATTATTTCGCTTGTTACGGCAGTGTCTGATGCTCTCGGCGTTGACCCGTCTGAATTGCCTGTTGCAGTGACAGCTCCTGAGTACATGGAACAGAAGGCAACGATCGATGCGATATTCGCGCTGGCTTTTGGCCTGTATACACATGTGGCGCCTATGCCGCCGGTGGCAGGAGCTCCCCGTCTTGTGAAACTCTTAACTTCTGACCTCGAAGGGATAACAGGCGGGAAGATTGCCGTAGAGACGGACATGGTTGACGCGGCAAATGGCATAGAGGCCCATATCATGAAGAAACGGATGGCACTGGGGCTTCCAGCGTAACAGAATCCATCCCAAATAGAAGAAATTGGTGCGCCGGACCAGAGCGCACCTTAATTTTAATGCGGGGATATATAGTAACGTATGGAGGGTTAATAGATGATCAAGCGATTCATTGGAATAGCTATTGTTTTTTTGTTTTTGACAGGATTGTCTGCAGCAGTTGAAAACGCTTGTGTGGGCTGTCATACATCGGTGGGGGTCACAAAAGGGATAATCAATGACTGGAAAGAGAGCAAACATGCGTTAAAGAATGTGACATGCGATAAATGCCATGGGGCGGAAGAGGGGGATAAGGACTCATTAAGTCATAATGGTTTTCTGATCACAAAAACGCCATCTCCTAAAGACTGTGCCAAATGCCATCCGGACCAGGTAAATCAATTCGGTGCGGGGAAACACAGCCTAGGCTGGACGAAGATGGAGGTTGCAGCCCGATATAAGGCAATCCCGAATGATAAAATGCGGGCAAGTATGTGTGAAGGCTGCCATAGCGTAGGAAAAGTTTATTCTGACGGTTCTACTGGTAAATGCGACTCGTGCCATACGAGGCATGTATTCAGTAAAGTTGAAGCACGCCAGCCCGAAGCATGTGAGACCTGTCACATGGGACTTGACCATGAACAGATAGAATATTACAAGAAATCAAAACATGGGATGATCCAGGAGACGAACAGAACGAGTTCCCGCGCCCCGGCTTGTTTTACCTGCCATATGGACGGCGGCACTCATGATGTCAGCCAGGGAATAACCATAGGCACAGTATCGCAGGGAGCGTTCATAAGCAACAAGAGCAGCGGAAATGATTATGTCAAAGATGGAAACGGCATTGTAATGAGAGCAATAACCCAGGAAGAGTTCGATACTAACAGGGAAAAGATGCTATCTATATGTGCACGCTGCCATTCCAGGAATTTTGCACAAAATGTTCTTGAAAATGCGGATGAG
The Candidatus Methanoperedens sp. genome window above contains:
- a CDS encoding DedA family protein; this encodes MIAELLSDYITAFISSIGYWGVFILMMLESAALPVPSEVVMPFAGYLSYLGTFNLVLISFVGAAGCAAGSVLSYLVGLKGGRPFLERYGKYFFFEHKYLDLAEKWFYRYGDKAVFFSRLLPVIRTFISFPAGIGKYNFKKLVAFSFIGSLPWCFALAYAGYRLGPYWKDIIKFFNGLDIVIIVAFVILAVYFWKFKKSLISD
- the mutL gene encoding DNA mismatch repair endonuclease MutL, which codes for MGKIHILDEATINKIAAGEVIERPASVVKELVENSIDAGATDIRIDVMKGGKKMIRVSDNGCGMSRDDAALSFVKHSTSKIQKIDDLENVMTMGFRGEALSSMTAVAKVEIITKTKEELAGTKISIHGGKLIGINDTGAAEGTVVTVEELFYNTPARRKYMKSDSTELAHIIEVVTKNALGHNDISFTLLHNGNEILRSPASELYDTIIHIYGQEAARSMLPVDSSSRFARVTGFVSKPAVTRGSIDHQSFFINNRSVSSRAISYALRDGYGTLIPKGRFPMAVLKISVDTGEVDVNVHPAKNQVRLSHEREIAEAVTEAVRCALSNQNLIPDGNIATAQTSFYEIPPEIRTAVRETDSGFRVPSRDTEKRLRQTERNTFEEDIKAGEMPKVKVLGQVDAVYVIAETKDGLMIIDQHAAHERVLFEQVRDSKRADSQELIVPINLELDSREKVLMKECIPFLEEFGFRISEFGPDAFAVTAVPDVLGRLEDPSLIHDIISDILSEGKIKGETGFFERVTKSMACRGAIKAGASCSTEQMENLIKQLFSTENPYTCPHGRPTMVSFGRQELDKMFKRI
- a CDS encoding RNA 2'-phosphotransferase — translated: MIKKCPNHGYFRGDVCHCGEVGTLMLDDGQTERLGRFISGALRHFPDDLGLAMNQHGWVDVDVLCDAMRTRYKWSNKEKLYSIIESDEKGRYEILGRKIRARYGHSVDVDLDYTENALPKLYYGASREEVDILLEKGIKPMKQRYVHLSTSIDKALEVARIHTDDPVMIIINAKEAQENGVSMLSATENIVLSEEIPPQFLSLNQD
- a CDS encoding Glu/Leu/Phe/Val dehydrogenase; translated protein: MEITYNVFEVIDDIGPEKTIFLYEPKTQLEAIVIIDNVAAGPAIGGVRMAPDVTATEVRRLSRAMTYKNAMANLPHGGGKSGIIADLKTVDKEKVVRTFARAIKDLEDYIPGPDMGTDETSMAYIHDEIHRSVGLPRELGGIPLDEIGTTGYGVALCTEMAKDYINLDLNGARLTIEGFGNVGKPTARNLAQKGVKLIGVSDSKGTIYDPKGLNVEELIRIKDSTGSVINYRKGEVLKTTDLVTISTDIFVPAARPDVITEANADVLEAKLVIEGANIPITENAERMLHDRGILVVPDFVANAGGVITASVEYHGGTETQAFERIRSTIPKNTREILDKVYGEKVYPRDAALAIAKQRVQRAMKYRE
- a CDS encoding CoA-binding protein — its product is MNIEMLSSIFEPSSIAVIGASSNINKWGGRILKNLAENFKGPVYPVNLNEEKVQGLPSYRSILDIPGEVGMAVVVVPVQHVISVAEECGKKGVKGLVVITAGFAETGSEGKELEGKLVSVINDYGMRMIGPNSLGIVNEPMRLNASIIGRLPRPGPISFITQSGTLGLALAEWTIDMGLGLCKIISTGNKANVDDIDLIEYLDNDPSTGVIAMYIEGINRGKDFMEAARRIRKPIIAIKTGRSKRGSKAVFSHTGSIAGSDEIFSAAFRQAGILRVDTIDEVFDAALAFSCQPLPRGNNVAIVSNGGGAAIVATDECEKHGINIADLTEETKERIKKAIPEFASSSNPIDTAGTSTYEVYTDVIKALLLDPNVDALIVIYVHTQMSNAMPPAEAVVELKRKSPKPVISCWMGGAGTEEGVDILKSGCLPNYSVPERAVKALACLIKHKEFIDTVKTDSSGQG
- a CDS encoding acetate--CoA ligase family protein, yielding MKILTENDAKKLLAKYGIPVTEGSIARSPEEALKIAARIGAPVAMKISSPDIPHKTDVGGVELNVKAEEVKAAYSGILERVRKTVPDANIEGILVQQMAPPGHEIIVGLKKDAQFGHALMFGLGGIFVEVYRDVSFRVVPIGKKEAFAMISEIKGYPILKGIRGKKPADIDSIARVLISVSALAEKERIIELDINPLMVDENGAVAVDARAMIENIGGGNEAAQTEKGKLRVD
- a CDS encoding Fic family protein; protein product: MATPGKYDILIYLHFNQPVTFNTLENILRGNILFEDLNTQILYRHLRELIDGELVLKIPLSAKRGYEYSLNLENDSLINHLSFLIWCRKEGIDYNRLLAPRTETLIFNILKFEKISHENLLQSSKMSAKTLRKHIRALIDNRFIHTIQQKPMVFEFLLNDVTLWYLTMKGLPVPDMESKCKDSISNMDANRDITGSREIMDKLIKLHIYSSTVTEGNTASNEDVERIINDLPTNLTPKEIIEIKNTKDALDHIIEVYEDTDLNIDLIKTTHQILMRGLIKEAGLFFASSSKRIVGSKLKLPSTNKEIEYLMRSLISYYNLNKNHIHPLILGSIFHFLFVSIHPFKDGNGRAARLIHSFILLKNGYPIFAFNPEKKYEYFNYLEKGRESDVSDFIRFIIDEHRKILPER
- the cooS gene encoding anaerobic carbon-monoxide dehydrogenase catalytic subunit, which translates into the protein MGPVSAHRSIIELHNILNKDKVTNTFDRAEAQGKRCSFCEQGISCQLCSNGPCRIKPGAERGVCGIDADGMAMRNLMFLNTMGTATYTFHAKEVAKTLKATALGKTPFQIKDEAKLRGLAGKLGIKTDKVGTKEIAISVADAMITAINSDSDSELSNVLLFAPKSRIELWRKLGILPGGPLHEVMDSVCSTMTNIDGDYVSLAKKALRLGISCIYGSQIPLEMGQDILFGTPQPHAVNVDLGIIDPAYVNVAANGHEPFIGAALIKAAHEAKNQENAKKAGAKGLHIIGSIETGQELVQRFEIDDVFVGMTGNWLSIEPALATGGIDVFAMDMNCSPPAMGVYQEKYNTSLISVSKLVNVPGMKDHIVYKPEDSAAQAQKLIDIAIENFKKRKGKATNPSRIKQNAVIGFSAEACLGALGGTLDPLLDVIKKGTLKGVVALVSCTTLRDSGQDVNTLKMARELIKRDILVISAGCGNAALQVGGLTTLEAKQEAGPGLKAVCELLKIPPVLSFGTCTDTGRIISLVTAVSDALGVDPSELPVAVTAPEYMEQKATIDAIFALAFGLYTHVAPMPPVAGAPRLVKLLTSDLEGITGGKIAVETDMVDAANGIEAHIMKKRMALGLPA
- a CDS encoding multiheme c-type cytochrome; translation: MIKRFIGIAIVFLFLTGLSAAVENACVGCHTSVGVTKGIINDWKESKHALKNVTCDKCHGAEEGDKDSLSHNGFLITKTPSPKDCAKCHPDQVNQFGAGKHSLGWTKMEVAARYKAIPNDKMRASMCEGCHSVGKVYSDGSTGKCDSCHTRHVFSKVEARQPEACETCHMGLDHEQIEYYKKSKHGMIQETNRTSSRAPACFTCHMDGGTHDVSQGITIGTVSQGAFISNKSSGNDYVKDGNGIVMRAITQEEFDTNREKMLSICARCHSRNFAQNVLENADEIKVQADKKVGEGITIIEGLYKDGLLDPMPENRTPNPVAGDKLTLTGQQTYSNTSGIESEFFEMYKYALVHSWKGAYHMNPDYAHWYGWAQINLDLEKIKSENRTLRRIAELEKAQKTMGEGTKAAAGFEVTIAAFGTIVFLILVRKK